The following DNA comes from Triplophysa dalaica isolate WHDGS20190420 chromosome 10, ASM1584641v1, whole genome shotgun sequence.
ataatgagctttttctatctccATAAactgcaggtccccttacatggaatttgtcatgttgtttctacagtaaccctTTACGGACAGACTACAGAGCTCCATAAATAGGCTACGTCATCTtattcggcaaagaagcaaaaacgtcaCAATCATCTTAGCCCTGTGAGAGCCACAGTAGTGCTAAGAATGGGAGgcaggaggggtggagtgagtcaCTTgttttgcaatttgcaacctcacccctagatgccgccacatttcaaacactggacctttaaatatttaacttgCAATGGACGAAAATTCTTCACAAAATGATTACACGCTTTTGTCTGACCTTTGCGCACAAATAGTCCTTTTGGACGGTCTGTGACCTCCTCAGGAAAGAACTCATAATTGACTTTGGGGTCTTTCTTCATGTTGCTGAAAGTGGCTTTTTACAACTTTATCAATCGCTCCATCAGACACATTCTTCCCCACAAACTCACAGATTTTCACAACGACGGATCTGAGGTCCTGTCAAAAATCAATAGATGTAAATTTGTTGtcttaaatggacagttcacccaaaattgaatattctgtctttatttactcaccctttacttgtttcaaatctgttttgaatgtcttttttctgttgaacacaaaataagattttttgaggaatgtaggaaagtaaacagccctggggcacttttgagtaccattgtcatttttcttctatggtcaatggtggccaacaactgtttgtttaaaagcattctAGCAAATATATTTCCTTGTGTTTATAAGATTAAAGAAATGTAGACAGACTTTAAACAACTCTAAGGTGAGTTATTGAtgtcagaatttacattttctggtgaactgttccattaaagctgttgtttacatgttttatgaacatatgtgggaacactttccttgaagcatgtatgtttaatgcattataaaagtagttttaaatcattgtaatgcacatttgaatgcattgtaatgtcttgttataatgtattaactgtaaaaacaattatCTATATTATAACAGTATTGGCTgatacagctttcagtgatcgtGGAACGGTGATCGGCTCCAAAAATCCTGATAGGAGCACCtctatatttaatgtttaattgccTTTGCTAACCTGGACATATTGATTAGCCCAGCCCACAACTTATTGTGTTGTCTGATATGTAATTTGCTCTAAATTTTGACCTTCTTGAAATctttcttatttaaattaattttactaGACAGCAAGGTGATCATAATGAATAGTTGTGTTGTATGAAGATTggttaaaaatgattttcttcaaCAATCAAGTTCATTGAAATTTTCTTCAACAAGTTTTGTTTAAACTACGTTAGGAtatactctttaaaaaacaggTGCTTCAAAAGTTAATTAAATGTCATAGAACaaccttttggttccacaaaaatctttctgtttcgcaaaaggttctttgtgacGAAACTAGGTTcctcagattataaaaagtaagaaacagATTGTTCTTGAAGAACCTttaactgaatggttctttggggaacAACAAATGGTTCTTCTGTTGTATCGCTGTGAACAACctttaaagcacttttttttATGAGTGTATTGCTGACAAAGCTACATTTGGTTATCATTGCACCATAGCACATAGAATCACTTCCTTAATAAACCTGATGATTCCAGTGTCTGGGCAGCCATTACTCCTCTTTCAATtgccatttctttttttgaagtccTAAAGCTTATAACTGAGACAGCTGGAAAGGCCTTCATCACTTCCGTTGCAATCTAAACAAGCACCAACATTCAATTCATTAgatacagctgtggaaaaaactaagagaccattccaaatggtCATTTGTATAATGTCGAAAAAATCCACAGGCAAAACAaagttatgaaaaaaaatacacgTAATGTAGAGACAACATCTATTAGCAAACcaacttaaaattaaattatatttcacatattacaGGATGGCTACTGCCATCCTGTTGGGTTGGATGGGTCAGCTCTCCTCCTTTCCATTTTATGTTCTGCCACTCTGTTTTCCCATGGCACTCTCTTCTTATTGTAAGGTACCTGCTGAATGTGATTTGTTATGTTAGTTATTGAAATTGATATAAAGATCACAGGAAAAAATAGGTACATTTGatacaaattataaaatatcGAGGCGTAAAGAGTGAATAATAAGCAGACAAAATTTCACATCCTATTTAAgattaaacataaaaagtaatgtaataataataatatgattttaGTGGATAATtaatttcccccaaaaaatgtgtTCGCTGCAAAATCGTGGACAGACAATATTTCATAGCTTGTATAAATGTTTGATATTTGTCAATATCAGTTTCATTAAATATgctaaattatataaaaaatattctggATCAGCATTAAAGCATCTGAAGAGGTGTAGAGCATGGTACATCAAGTATGCACAGTCCTGACACATTTTGACTGTCAATacttctgttaaacaaaactgATAAATTAACAAATACCTGAAGTTTTTTGCAGCACACCTGGATTCAGCTTTCTCTTTGGAACTCTTTGATGGGTTGACCACATAAACGGTATGGTTCAAAGCATTTATGAACTGaaatcaaacattgaaacataataaaaatcattttatttgatacaaaaaaaatgttcttaaatatatgcagctaatataaaaaagaatcatcTACTCACCAGAAACTTCCAGTGGACATGGGAAGTATTAACATCAGAAattcctgatattgtttgagtaccaatctgagatggtgtatTGCTAGATGAAATCCCTTTcaagaaacaggtagtttattcttgttttttatctgaacagtctatataggatattgaggggagttttattaaaaaaacgcctagcaaccacccagaacgcCACACAAACGCATAGCAACACTCTTATAACCACTAAAATACCTTATCAACGGCCAAGAAATCACTTAAAACATTATAGAAACTGCATAGTAACCCTTTAACGTCGTCTCTCATTGCCCTAGCAACATCACTTGCAACCGCTAAAACACTTACAAATGAAAGAGTGCAAAACCGCTTTTATTTGCAATTTTTCATCCCGCGCTCATACCGTAATCTTTCTTATATTCGCGCAGAATACCGATGTGAGGGCTGGCTTGACCGACGTTTTCAAAGTGGAGGCTGGCCGAACCGCAGTAACGAGAGCTCAGATAACCCCGGGATATTCCGTGGCTTGGTCGACTTTGTTGCTTGTCTTGATGGAGTTTTGAAAGAGCACCTCGAGAATGCCACTGTGTTTAAGGGAACTTCGAAAACCGTGCAGAACGAGCTGTTGGACTGTATGTTGGCTGTTATGAGGGAACACGTCATCCAAGAAGCACAAGGCAGCGATTTTCTATCAATCCAGGCCGACAAGACCAGCGATATTGCCACAGTGCCAACTTGTGCTTGTGCTACATTGATACCAAAAGCAAcgattttttgcttttattcatcTGCATTCAACTATAGCTGATTCCGTCGCTACAGGACTAAAAGAGCATCTTGCTGTCATCCTTCCGGAGTATCAGACGAGTAAACTCATCTCCCAAGCGTATGATGGAGCCAGCGTGATGAGGGGTGCCAATGCAGGTGTTCAAAGGAAGATTCAAGATGTGTACCCAAATGTCCATTACATCCACTGCTATTCGAATCAACTCAATTTAATAATGCAAAAGGCCACTTCTCACATACccaaagttagatttttttcttctgaccTTGGGTGATCTGGAAAAAAGGCTGGCAAATCCTCCAAGCGCACAAATGTACTTGATAAAGTTGTTGCCCATAGACTACCAGCATCGAGCAGTGTTAGATGGAACCTTCACAGCTGTGCCATCAATACAGTGTTTGAGCACAGAGAGGGCCTCATTCGCTGTTTTGAAACTATTTGAGACTCGGGTAACTTTGACCCTGTTTCCACCAGAGAGGCAGGAGGCTTTGCCATGCTGCTGGATGATcaggatttaaaaaatatctgcaCCGTTTCCACAACATCATGCCACATGTGGACATCTCTATGCCAAACTCCAGCAGAAGGTTATAGATTCAGTTCACATTAAAGGGAGCATCCAGGAGTTCCAGCAGGACATACAGAAGATCAGGTAGCAGCTGTGTTCCTCcttttgtatttgttatcattattattgttattagtcATACAATTCTTAATCCTTTGTCAATCCTTCTCTGGTTAACCAAAGCAGTGAAGGAGCTTCTCAACCGAAGAGGCGGCGGTCGACCAGTCCAGAAGTCCATGAACGGATTGCATCAGAAGTGAGTTTATTGCAGTCCTTGTTACTCTGCAGTGTTTCTTGAAAAATATATCAAAGGAAGCCAtcaaaaagaaagtaaaaaatattaacatcaaGTTAAATGGCATTGTTTCATTTACCTTCTTTGGGTACTGAATGTGTTCTCATGTCTTtgagtttatacatttttgcttaAGTACTGTAGCAAAGAGTAGATCCTTTGATATTGGGCTTTATTAAACTTAATGAAACTATActacatttatttgcaatgcATATTTTACTACAAGTCGATCTATTTAACCATTTCCATAGTCTTTAAATTGTGATCTAAATAGGTTTGTTATTCTTAGGTTTCCTCTAGTGGGAAAAGTTAGTATTACGGCCTTCATATTCGCTGAATCTGATTGACATGAAAATGgctgatattttaaaaattgcTATTAGCGCCCTAAGCATCAGAAGTTCATGAAACTTGACATGTTGTCTCAGAATGTCTAGTCCATATGTATGAAGTTTGGATAAATCAGGGATTCAAACACTGAAATTGGTCTCCGTCTCTCTATAACATAAAactgatcattttaaatgttgcagttgaaattgacattttgtcatcactacatcatttttgtttttgtccctCACTCTGTAGGTTTGTGGCACCATACTCCAACACACCATGGAACGGTTCTGCTTCACAAGCCACCTCATCAGTGCCACCTTGCTGCAAGCAGACAGGTTTGAACCGTACACCGTGGCGTTTCCTGAAGATGCACTGAGTAGGACTTTGAAGGCCTATCCAGTGTTCAATGGGAGTAAGCTCAAGACAGAGCTTAGTCTCATCCACGGCAAGGAAGATTTCAGAACCTGTTGTCGTGCTGTGGACCTACTCCAGCTGCTTAAGGAGAACAATCTTGAAGAAGTCTTTTCAGGGACTGTCACTCTCCTAAAGATCCTCATCACCACACCCATGACCACAGCAGAGTCTGAGAGTTGTTTGAAAAGACTTAAGACTTTTCTTAGAAATAGCATGACCCAGGAGAGGCTAAATGCATTGGCCATGCTGTCAATGGAGAGGAGAGTGGTGACTGAGATAATTGACTTTAACCAGAAGGTCATTGAGAAATGTGCAAGTCTGAAAGAAAGGAGAGCAAAATCTCTTTCCAAATCGTGTTACTGCTATAATGATTaggtaaaagtttttttttaatgattaccTTGATTACTTCATTACTGATAATAAACCCACATTCAATCAAATTCACTGATTCAtagtacatttatttgcatgcaTTGACTGTAATAATGATACATCGCCTGGTTAATGgctatacatacatatatatatatatatatatattgatggCTTTATAGTCTGAAAGTTTGATTTTCAGTATGTTTGCGCTCCCTCAAAATTTTTTATCACCAGCCACTGCTCCAGATCAAAGATTGAGTGACCCGTGTGTCGGAAAAAAGTCACGGAGATCCCATCTTTGCTGCAGAGCTCGAGTTTGGCTTAACCTTGACAATGCCCTTCTTAAACttagtttttaataatgtagATGTGTATATCTTTACAGACAACCAATGCATTCATATCATTCATATTGTAAAATGCTAATCTATTTACGCATGATATCTTTTAAACATCAATATGTGTCAAACTTTATCTATTGGCCTACAATATAAGGTTTTAGGCCAGTTTGGTATAGGAGACGATGCAGTTCACTAGAATGACCAGTAGATATCGACAAAGTCCATcctttacatgttttttaaccTATGAAGAGTTTGGATCCAAAGTGAGAACTCCGTCCAGGACCGATTCTAGGCTTTCAGTTTAAGTCAGACACAGGATAATTGGAGAATAAATGCGATAATGACCGGGAAATAATCTATAGGTGAATGAGTGATGTGAATAAGAACCGGTGAGAGGGAAAGCCTGACTGGGAAACACGAGGGCgggtgaatgatgatgatgacaccGAGCAAATGGCGAGCTGTCAAAACAACGTGCACATGTGCTcgacaaaaaacaaatgcacacacgCAATCCAGACAAagtcaaatgataaaaaaattgaaatataattacatGGAGCCAGTCTGTATGACAGGTAAAGAATATAAGGAAAGTGTAAAAGCAAGAACTTGagcagagacaatcaagttgaccaatcagaaagCTGTATTTAACTAGCATTACTAGAAGCACAGGACAAACATTTAAGCCCAGCGTTTTTCATCACCAGCATGGGCCTAGGAAATCTCAAAACAATTCGCATCAATAGTGAAAGTGGTAATATGCAGGACTTTCCACATATAGTCAAGTCTTGATTCTTAAATTAATGACTGTGTTTTGGTTCTTCATGCAGGTATGCATGCAACAGTAATGTCACTTAGTGGGAATACGGAGTTCTGGTCCAGAAGACTAAAATCCCAGAGTGGACCTGAACGGCATCCTTCAAGAGATTGGGTGAAGATGGAGGAAGCTCTTGGTAGCTTGATAAATCTGTTTGAAGATGCCGTTTTGCTGGTGGACAGTACATAACTTGAACAGTCCAGGGCcaagaaaatagaaaaacaagaCAGTTGAAATACAAAATTTTAAGTCCATACAAGTATTGTACATATTTGACTAAATCATGTGTTGAAATAATCCATAGTTTTTTTATGGTTTGTAGAGCTTCTATTTGAAATGGATGTTCCTGATTGAACTATTATGTTTCTTTTGGCCTTCTGGGTCTGTGAATGGATGGAAATCGCTGATGTCCTGAATACATTGAACAACACTTGTGCTCCCAAGAAAACATATTTGACGTTGAAGACATGAGGCTTCAGGAGGATGTTTGAGACTGGCCTTACCTGCATTACGTAATGAGCCATTCATTTCATTAGATGACCTTAGGTTGCCAGGTAAATTCAATTCATTCCAAACTGATTCGCTGGATGGTGGACCTTCTGCTTGTTATGGTGCCACTGGTAGATTCGGATGACCAGGCATCTCTTCCATCGCCTGAATTGAACATCATAGTCGACATGTCTGCTGGGAAGCTGGATAAAGATGCCAGAATCATCTCCGAGAAACTGGATAACCTTTCCAAATACATCACAAGGTAACATTTCCAAACCCAACATCAGCTGAGGATTCTGGTCATCTTTAGATTGCAGTTCATGGTTTGACATCctaaatattagtttttactAAATGTCATGCTGTTCAAACcccaaatgtatttgtttatttattatatatatttaatttaaaaagagaTTTGTAATAATCATAAACTGTAATATTTCAATACGTTTGTATTTAATTTGGTTGAATTTTAGTTCATATGCTGTAAGGACCCTTGAAATCAATGGCTTGAGTGAAACttctttttaagttttaatgtctaaaaaacaaagaaaggcaAGATTTATGACCAGTTGCACTTTTGCAAACACTTTCCTTAAAATTGTAGCTTTGGGTTATAGTCTTTTAGTCTCATGATGCTATTAGTTCAGTGCCGACAAAGATCAAACCACAAGTCTGTTCTCAGGTGATACGTTTAATTACAGCAATTTACAGATGAGCTTGTTGTGTCTCCTCACACCGAGAATTCCCAGGAAGCCTTCAGTGCTTTAGAAACAGTGCGATCTCTTCAGCACACATATTTTGACTATAATGACATCTGTAGATTTTCTTTAGGCTATGTAAGCTGTATTTTGTAGAGAGGTGGAAGCTCGATCATTCACTGCAGAAGTAGGGGTTCTGAAAGCCGCAGAAGAACTGCAGGATGACAAGATCCAAGATCTGGAGAAACAATTATAGGCTCGGCCCAAGATGGAGAACAAATGTAAGTGTTAAACAACcactaaaataaattacacataGCAGTatcatacagtatttacagtttgaaatgtgtttaccattttttatgtttacgtcaacatttcaaaatgaatatgtcCCGcccttatttacattttaagaaaataagttCTTCAACAGAGGTCTCAAGAAATGGTGCAGGTTAACGACTCTGTGACCTGCAGATGGGGCATCAAGGACAAATAAGAGATGTTAGAAAAATTCAGATGATGCTTAAgataaatgtttctttgtttttaagaacTGATCCATCTCTGTAGTATCTCTGTGACGGTTCATTTGCAATTGGAGGAGTCTGCGTGTAAGTCTAACAAGTCATTACAGGGACTAACATCCCACCCACACATGTTTAGTGAGGGATGCTGAATGCAAcagtgttattttaatgtaacacgaacttaaaacaaacctttgtggtgtttgcaacTCTTTAGATAATGGTCTGTTGtctatagtttttttacataGATCATCTTAGATAGGCTAATGTAAAGAATGTCGTGTGAAATTAAGACCTGCTGGGTAAAAGAGTGTCTATGTAAGTCTGTAtactttacaatttttttttatatttacatggtCAATACTTATGATTGTTGagataaatagaaataaaatgttgcgGATGTTAAAGTTTTAGTTGTCAtctgttgtttgtgtattttattcacTTAGTTTATAGTGTTtcagtgatgttttaataatgcaaaaaatgttttaccaaTGACTAAAAATTTTCAACTTgattgtttaaaactgtaattgcataaaaataataaaacttaaaaaatttcAGACGCAAGTAACGTTATAACCTTTAGCCTAACACCTGGTTATCAAGGTTACCATTAACTAAAGAAGtcgtgtttgtttttatttattgcagaaATCTGGTTATTTTTTATGAGGAAATAGTGTACAGAAACAAATTACAGACATAAACTGTTAGTTAAGCGACCTGATGTGTTCAGATgatagtattttatttttgagtgaactgtccctttaaatttagCTTGAAGGTCAGGCGTCCTATTTCGTTGCATGTGATTGTGACGTAATTCGCCGGAAGCCTTTTGAAGCCTCTTTTGTTTGTCTGCAGgcatttcattttcagtttgcTTTGCCCTGTGATAGAAGATTTACTTTACCCTGTGATAGAAGATTTACTTTACCCTGTGATAGAAGATTTACTTTACCCTGTGATAGAAGATTTACTTTACCCTGTGATAGAAGATTTACTTTAAAGCAATGAGTCGTTGGCGAAAAAAGAAAGATCATCGTTTCTTAAACGAGTTCTTGGAATCGACACGGGAAATAGTCAAGTGTTGCCCGCTTCAAGTCCCAATTATACCGCAAAGGGAATATCCACACATTCCAGACGACTCCTTGTTTTTGCAACGAGCAggtaaaacatatttagttGATATAGTTATAACGTTAACCCTCCTATTATCCTAGGGGTCAATTTGACCCCATTCAATGTTTAACGTCTCTAAACACATAGttgaaatctctttttttttgcttgaGAATTAATGACTTTTCCTAGTGGAATCTGAATTTTCGCGAGAACTTTGATATTTTGCGTGCCATGGGCGAGGGAAAACTAAATTCTTGCGAGAACTATGATATTTCCTGTGCCATGAGTGggtgaaaaactaaattattgcGAGAACGTTTACATTTCCTGTGGTATGGGGCAGGGGAATACATATAAAAGCTTGGACAGAAGACTTCTAAACCATTTGTTTTTGTGCTCTGTGGATACTCTCTTTATGCACTCAATTCAAATATGGCCTCTAAGCAAAGGTATTCTGTCAATGAGGTTTGGTCACAGGTTTTTGGCAGTGAAAGTGAAATAGAGGAGAATGTGTCTGAGATTGATGATAATGTTGAGGAGGACCCTGATCATGAGTCATCCTTCTTAGATGAGAATGAGACTCCTAGTGTTGACCCTCCAGTTGTCTCTCAACCACCTGTAGACACATTACCTTCCAAAAATGGAAAGTTATTATGATCCCGCTCCCCACTTGGACGTCAGTGTAGACTCATCAAAATGGTTTCAGGGCCCACCAGATAGGCTGTCAGCCATATACAAGATATAAAATCAGCATTTGAGCTGTTCATTACACCATCAATTGAACGGGATATACTTGAAATGACAAACTTAGAGAGAAGGAAGGTGTATGGGGACAGCTGGAAAGAGCTTGATGTGACTGACTTGCAAGCCTACATTGGGTTGCTCATTTTGGCAGGAGTGTACAATTCAAAAGGAGTATCAACAACAAGCCTTTGGAACGCCGACACTGGAAGGTCAATATTTCCAACCACAATGTCCCTAAATacattccatgcgttctcccGTGTTATACGCTTTgatgacaaagaaacaagacaGGGCTGATGAGAGCCTGACAAACTCGCAGCAATACGGGATGTATGGGGCAAGTGGGTCAAGCGATTACCCTTTCTTTATAATCCAGGCCCCCACATCACTGTGGATGAATGTCTGGTTCATCTCTGGTTCATTTCTGTCCTAACAGAAATGATTCCAAGACCAGCAACACTTGtgagaaatgcaaaaaatacgTCTGCAAGGACAAACTTTATGCACATCATGTGCAAATGATAAATGGCTAAAATGTTCCGGCGGGTGGGCTGTCCATATTGGTGTTCAAATGCTGTTCATAAGATTTTTGTATGCTGTCAAACTCATATATTCATACCAAAAAGCAAATACGTTTGCATAAAACAATTACTGACACAATGctcaaatgtacttttttttttaatgtgttttatatgttcatTCATTCTCCCttgttaatgaattattatgTGTTCCTTAATTATGTGATAATATTAATGATGTTCTgttttagaaataataaattGACCACAAACATAATGCATGTTACACTACTTGCAATAGGTATTTTGGATGTACAAGGGGTGCGGAGTGGTGGCGGTCAGGTGTTGCGGGTTTATTTAAAGGTCTTTTTAAGGACTCACCAAAGATATTTATTACCTGACACAAACCTTTTAGAAAAAAGTCCCATTCTGTAGGTTTAAATTGCTGGGGTCAAATTGACCCCAGTGGGTAAAATATGTTAACAGATTTTAGGGTAACAGGAGGGTTAAAGAAaataagccacctcgtaaaattacatttttgcgGTGAAGTTTTGTTGTTGGTTAATTTCAGTTATACACTGCAATGTATcgtataataaatataaacaacggCGTCCAATTAGTATGTTTTCTACTTGCCTTAATATTTCTATAGCGGAAGTTTGGGGACCCCACGAAAACATCAAGAATGTGTCTTCAAACGATGACGTCTTCATCAaaggtaaataaacacaatttatacGTTATACTGTATGTGGCAAATGCCAGCTCTGCACGGCTATGTATAATGCATCTTAACAACGATGTGTGTTTATCCTTTTTTCAGTTAATATTTTCATCaatattatgtattatgtatacCAAATGCATAATGGTCTCTTTTTTCAAATCTGTAGCAAACGAAAGCGTTGAATCTTTGTTCGACCAGGAGATTTCTTCAGATGATATTTTTGTAACAGGTGAGGCTAATCTTTATATATGGATTATGTCAATTCTGCAgagaaatgtataatatatttaaacagaGACGTTTTTCAATATGTGGCTAATGTCAGTCGTACAGCAATGTATAAGGGTCTCTTTTTTCAAATCTGTAGCACGCGAAAGCCTTGAATCTTTGTTCGACCAGGATGTTTCTCCAGATGATATTTTTGTAACAGGTGAGGCTAATCTTTATATATGGATTATGTCAATTCTGCAGAGAAATGTATGATATATTTAAACAGAGACGTTTTTCAATATGTGTCTAAAGTCAATTTTGCACAACAATGATTAGCAGACATCGAGAAGGTGTCTTTAGACTGTGACGTATTTGACACAGGTAAAACAAATTTTCACTGTGGCACTGTCCGATACAGACCAATATACATAAGCCATGTTTCTTTTTCATATCTATAGCACATCAAAACATCGAATCGCTGAAAAATGAGTCGGGGTCAATAGATGAGGTGTTTGCAACAGGTGAGAATCATCTTTACATGTGGCAAATGTCAATTCTGCATagtaatgtataatatataaacagtaaGAACTTTGTCCCTTAATCAtctttgatttttattattacatttatagaaaaaataaGCCGGGAACCGAACAGACAATGTGCTGTGGAGGTACGTGTATTTAATTTCCTAAATTTTAAAATTAACGcttaaatgttattgtatttttactcATGCCAACATTTAAGAATTTTCACAGTTTTATCACTATACATAAAGACTTACCCACCCAAGTCAGATGAATAGATTATTGCAAAAGTAATAACATCAGGAATGTGAGATGTGAATAATTTTAATATGTACTGCACAGTCATTGTTCATTGTATTAACAATTTGGTTTTCTTTATGGATTAGTGGCCAGGATGTTACATCCGCCCACCAGTATACATTAATTTAGACCCTCCCAgggtaagacatgttttatatttctaattcatttaaaaatatggaTACTTCAAATGTATAGCTTGCACCTGAACAGaaagcattttaatttacatttattgacttTGGAAACGTGTTCTGGCACTCACTGTATAAATCATactttgtattgtattatatgcATGATCTCAGACGCTAAGTAACTGTAACACGTTACATGAATCACTGCAGGTGTACAAGAGTATTTTCTTTCTACAATATTCTCATATTCAATATTCTCTTGTATTCTTGTCTAAGAAGATCTCTCGGAGTACCCAAACAAGCGAGTGTCAGCTTCATATCAGTGAAGAGCCgaaaaagaaaaggagaagaAAGGCCATCAAGGCCTTCTTCAAAAAAAAGTGGAAGGCGTTAAAACGCACATTCACACGGTGCACAGGGGACTCCGATTCATAGATGGAAATTTACTTTATTgaatttgtttgtaaaacacagaaaagaaaaacaaagcaggATCTACGACGatgagcagcggatcgtccctacctgcagcaactttcccctgggcgtctcggcagttccggaggtgttagagatttttctaaaagtccttttcaggactgactgagcattctccagcgcggcatgtcccgctgttctcttgggtgcggcaccctc
Coding sequences within:
- the LOC130429775 gene encoding uncharacterized protein LOC130429775 isoform X4, encoding MSRWRKKKDHRFLNEFLESTREIVKCCPLQVPIIPQREYPHIPDDSLFLQRAAEVWGPHENIKNVSSNDDVFIKANESVESLFDQEISSDDIFVTARESLESLFDQDVSPDDIFVTAHQNIESLKNESGSIDEVFATEKISREPNRQCAVEWPGCYIRPPVYINLDPPRISRSTQTSECQLHISEEPKKKRRRKAIKAFFKKKWKALKRTFTRCTGDSDS
- the LOC130429775 gene encoding uncharacterized protein LOC130429775 isoform X3, which encodes MSRWRKKKDHRFLNEFLESTREIVKCCPLQVPIIPQREYPHIPDDSLFLQRAAEVWGPHENIKNVSSNDDVFIKANESVESLFDQEISSDDIFVTARESLESLFDQDVSPDDIFVTAHQNIESLKNESGSIDEVFATEKISREPNRQCAVEWPGCYIRPPVYINLDPPRKISRSTQTSECQLHISEEPKKKRRRKAIKAFFKKKWKALKRTFTRCTGDSDS
- the LOC130429775 gene encoding uncharacterized protein LOC130429775 isoform X2; translation: MSRWRKKKDHRFLNEFLESTREIVKCCPLQVPIIPQREYPHIPDDSLFLQRAAEVWGPHENIKNVSSNDDVFIKANESVESLFDQEISSDDIFVTAHQNIESLKNESGSIDEVFATEKISREPNRQCAVEWPGCYIRPPVYINLDPPRVYKSIFFLQYSHIQYSLVFLSKKISRSTQTSECQLHISEEPKKKRRRKAIKAFFKKKWKALKRTFTRCTGDSDS
- the LOC130429775 gene encoding uncharacterized protein LOC130429775 isoform X5; protein product: MSRWRKKKDHRFLNEFLESTREIVKCCPLQVPIIPQREYPHIPDDSLFLQRAAEVWGPHENIKNVSSNDDVFIKANESVESLFDQEISSDDIFVTARESLESLFDQDVSPDDIFVTAHQNIESLKNESGSIDEVFATEKISREPNRQCAVEWPGCYIRPPVYINLDPPRDLCNSTGPALNQLLGQILTDSNRFFHNNFLEFVRISGFLFVHPPLED
- the LOC130429775 gene encoding uncharacterized protein LOC130429775 isoform X1, with product MSRWRKKKDHRFLNEFLESTREIVKCCPLQVPIIPQREYPHIPDDSLFLQRAAEVWGPHENIKNVSSNDDVFIKANESVESLFDQEISSDDIFVTARESLESLFDQDVSPDDIFVTAHQNIESLKNESGSIDEVFATEKISREPNRQCAVEWPGCYIRPPVYINLDPPRVYKSIFFLQYSHIQYSLVFLSKKISRSTQTSECQLHISEEPKKKRRRKAIKAFFKKKWKALKRTFTRCTGDSDS